TAATTTAGGATAAGAAACCATATATCTCTATAACAAGGTGTCTAGCACTTAGATAAGAAACCATGTATCTCTTTAACAAGGTATCTAGTAGTAAGATAAGAAACCATCTATCTTCATAACAAGGTATTTAAAATTTAGATAAGAAACCATTTTTCTTACTTTGGTGATTATTTCTCCTGCTACCAAAGAAATCATTTAACTCCTAACATTGTTTTCTAACCTTGAAACAAAGACATCATTTTTTTTTGCATGGTCTCTTACCCTAAGACACCTTTGACGTAGAGACCATCTCTATAATGGTCTCTTTGGCTATATTCCAATGGTTTCTTTGAcattttttgtagtagtgaatgtAAAAGAGGTTAGCATAAAAGTCAAATTTTATATGCTACATACAATAATCATGTTTTTGTCATCTTGGATTTTTATTTGATCAAAATTATTACGGAGTATATGTATTTGTAGATTATTGTTGTCATTGTGATTCTTCCACTAATGAAATTTTTACATGAAAGAAAAACGACTTATTAAAGAGTTGTATACATGACATTATACACGACGTGCTGGTTGCATTATTCGGAGAGGTTGTCACGTAATTCTGACAACTTTGCCGACTCCATCTTAATAGTTATCTCCTTTGTTTAAAGTATGTTTATGCTCCCATACATAATACAAGTACATCATTATTCATACTACATAGTACAACTTTTATTTTGGTCTCACCATTTCTCTGTTGATGCAAGGACACCCACATCTTTTCAGGCTCAACATTTTCAGGTTTTGCATTCCTCTATTTTTCACTAATTATTATATTCATTATATTTATCATCCCACAAAATTATTACTCGTAGTTTAgatgtttttttttgttaaaaactcTCATATCATATTTACAAGACGTTCATAATATCACATCAGAATATACCATGTCGCTCAAAATACATCATATGGAGTATTAAAGTTAAGTTATTAAAAAAATGTTCTGACATAGTCACTAGCAAGTAACACCAGTAAGTCTCCTGAGAGCAGGGGCGTCTAACACCCCGTGCAACCACGGGCGGACTAACCAGGCCTCCGGTTTTGAACACCGAATTTATAAGccttattgattaaattcaatacAAAAATCGAAGTATAGTACCCTTGTACatagggatgtcattggggcggggcggtggtggatataggctccccgtacccgtacccaccaagaaaaactcgtacccatccccgccccaccacccgtggcgggtacaaatttccaaaaccatccccgccccaacgggTAAAAATATAAAACCGTACCCGCCCCGCCTACCTATTAACCCGCTACACCATAATTTTATTCGATAAATTTTTTCATAAAAGTTGGTTTAATCActattaatttccattttttttgaatttacctttataattttaatttttcacCAAATAAATTAGTAAAAAACTTGATAAAATAGCTATTATTATCGTTATATCTTAcctataactaaataagatttataaaattCTCATAATCCTACTATTTTTTGTAATGATTGGCGGGTAGGCGGGTATTAGGTGGGTAAGATGCGAAATCCATCCCCGCCCCATGACCCATGGCGGGTACAATTTTCgtacccgcacccgccccaccacccgccaaagttcttcccatccccgccccaactggggcgggtgcggggcggTACCCACTTGTACCCGCCCCGCTGACATCCCTACTTGTACATTCatatttggggcctcatttttCCTCGGTGCACCGGACCTCCATTTATTTTAAGACGCCCCTGCCTGAGAGAATACGTGCTTTTTATTATGCATCGATGTTCTACTTTAAAAAATGTTCTGACATAGCGAGTAACATTTTTATTTGATTTCAGATTTGAACAACAAGATTAACAATAATGTCCATACTATACAAAATCAAATCAATCACCACATATTTCATCCTAACCCTTATCATCACCATATCACTCTCTAATTCCTATTTCCATTTCCAAAATCTTCAACTCGACTCGAAATGGTTATTCAATACcttgatcatcattgttttgTTAGCTATCCTCTATTTCCAAACTCAACCTTACCCTGTTTATCTACTAGACTTTTCATGTTACAAACCCGACGACACTAACAAATGTTCGAAAAAAACTCTAATGGAATTATCTCAAGCTTGGGGCACATTCTCGAACGAGAGCCTCGAGTTCCAAAAAAAGGTTCTAGATCGATCAGGACTTGGTGACGACACATACTTAACCGACTCACTCTTACGCCTTCCTTGTAATCCTTCCTTCACCGAGTCAAGGAAAGAAATCGAGGTACTTATGTTTGGGGCTGTCGACGACCTTTTTACTAAAATCGATATCAACCCAAAAGAAATCGGAATATTGGTTCTGAATTGTGGGCTTTTTAGCCCAACTCCGTCTTTGTCGGCCCAAATTGTGAACAAGTACAAACTACGAAGCAATATTATGAGTTACAATCTTAGCGGAATGGGTTGTAGTGCGGGAGTAATATCAATCGATCTTGCGAAGGACCTTTTACGGGTTCACAAGAACTCGTACGCGTTGGTTGTTAGTGTCGAGGCGGGGTCCACCGACTGGTACTTTGGGAACGAGAGGTCTATGTTGGTTTCCAATTGTGTGTTCCGAATTGGTGCTGCTGCGATCCTGCTTTCGAGCAAAAGGTCCGATAAAAGGTGGGCCAAGTACGAGTTGGCCCACACGGTTAGGACCAACAAAGCGGCAGACGATGAGGCCTTTAATTGTGTCTCTCTAAGGGAAGATTCTCAAAGGAAAGTCGGAATCTCTTTGTCGAAGGAGTTGATTAATGTAGCCGGGAACGCTCTGAAAGCGAATATGACCGCGTTAGGCCCATTGGTTCTGCCTTTATCGGAAAAATTGAAGTTTTTCGGAACTTTGGTGGCGAAAAAAGTATTCAAAATGTCGAAGGTGAAGTCGTATATTCCGAATTTTAAATTAGCGTTTGAGCATTTTTGTGTTCATGCTGGTGGGAGAGGAGTGTTAGATGGGGTCCAGAAGAATTTGAAGCTGACAGATTGGGATATGGAACCGTCGAGGATGTCGTTGTATCGATTTGGGAACACGTCGAGCCCTTCGATATGGTATGAGCTTGCGTATACCGAAGCAAAAGGGCGGGTTAAGAAGGGAGACCGGGTATGGCAGATTGCGTTCGGGTCGGGTTTTAAGTGTAATAGTGTTGTTTGGAGAGCTTTAAGGAATGTGAATCCTTCCCTAGAGAAATATCCATGGATGGATGACATTGATTCTTTTCCGGTTGATGTTCCGAAGTAATCGTTGTTCATATATCGTTTGTAATCGGTCAATTGAGTTAAATTGAGTGTATTTTATGATTTTAATTATAGTTAGGTTTAACTAAGTATGATTAAGTTAAGTCAACTTAAGCAAGTGAAGATAATTAAGCTAAGTTAATTAAAGGTTGAGTTAatttacaataattaaataaaactattCAAGTTAAGTTAGAGGAAGTTTCTTTGTACACCCGATCACCTAGTGTACCACGTCACTATATTCCCCAACTTATGAGAAACTCGAAATCGACAATATATACACTTTTCATGAATAACAAAACATAATCTAGGCGAAATAAAAATGATACATTTTCATTAGTTAGGTTGTATGGTGACGTAGTGCACCTGGCCAGGTGTAGAATTATTCTGAGTTTTAATAAGTTCAGTTAACTTAggttaagttaagttaagtttaaTCTAGTTAGGTTAActtaataaacttgaattaattacttatgtttaattaagtttgaAAGAGTTAAGTTTAGGCAACACTATAGGAAACAGGTCTCACACCTACATACCGCTAACAGTGGCCGTAAACATAGAAAATCGTCAGTAAATGACATCATTGACCGAGTTTTTAAACTTTCAAACCAAAGGAAATTGGTCAGTAAAGTAAATTACCAAGCGATTGAATGTGGGCGGTTAATTACAGATCGATGACTGTGGTCGGTAACACGTATATTGGTTGGTGAACAAAAATGTTTGATTGTCAACATAGGGGTCGTGGTCGGTCGATAATTACTAAATCGGTTCTTTTTGGAATTTTTAGGATCGGGAATGATCAAGGAAAGAAACATAAACGGTTTTTTCATGCCTAGCCACGATGATAGGTTATAAGAAGTTAGAGTTACCGGCCAACATGAATAGGTTTAATACCCCAAGAGATTGTGAGAAAGTTGTCCCAAATCAGGAAATTTAAGAGCTTATGATATGTTTATAATAGACTCCACCCAACACATTAATAACAAGACTTTGTGCTTTTGGACTTAGGTGATGACAAAAAATGAGTCAAAAGGTACACATCcgatcttattggggttgtgttacgaagATGGCTTGTCGAGTTGTTATAAATgatatcagagcaaccctgcgactgTGTGGTGAGCCCAGGTCACCCACCTAgcaggggaggattctgggcttggctgcagCCAACTtcaaggcacaacgaggacgttgtggtCTTTAAGTGgcggagtttgtaacaccccatgtGGTCATGAGATTAAGTTGTTCCATAGTGGGAGAATAAgaggcttgtgatatgtttatatcTTTTCGAGTGCCATTGTATTTATGTACTCGTATTCggttttcattcattcataaataTATATACAAACTTTTGCCTTATAAATATCGTAAGTGTATCAGTATATACGACTTTTAAGATCAAGATAATACAGTTCAATAATTAGTATGAGTCTCGTCTTGAAAATATTCCAAAGTGGTTCGATTAATAAGAATAGCCGAGATGAGGATAAATACAATCGTCGATGAAACCATTTGGGCGAGGGAATAATCAAGATTTTATTGCTTTAAATATATTTTCTTTGCTTATTAGGTTATTGTAATGTATATGAGGAAGATTATAATTGTTATTGATTTGATGCAAAACAATACAAGGGTTACAATGCTTTTGTACTAATTACAAGAAAGATCTAGAAATAAGAATTATCTAAACTAGCAAGGTATGAATTAAGAAATTACAAAGAATCGAAAATATTAACAAAATAATTATAAACAACTTTTAGGAAAAACGAATATTAGGAAGTATTCTTAACACGCTCCCACAAGACAGACGACCCAAAGGCGAGACCGATCTTGGAGAGTAACAAGGTGAACCTGGACGATGAACCGGTTTTGTGAGAACGTCAGCTAGCTGGTCATCGCCTGAAATGTGTTGAACTCGAAGTTGGCCATTGTTGACAAGATCACGAACAAAGTGGAAGGCAAGAGCTAAATGCTTCATCCGAGAATGAAACACGGGGTTGGAAGAATAATGCGTGGCACTTAGATTATCACAGTCGATAACCGGTGTGGAGAGGTTGGTAAGACCGAGCTCATGAAGGAGAGAACGGAGCCAAGTCATTTTCAGCAGTGGTAGTAGCAACAGCTCGAAACTCAGCTTCAGTAGAAGAGCAAACTATAGCACGTTGCTTCTTAGAAGGCCAAGATAGGGCATTACGCCCCAAGTAGGTAACAAAACCAGTTGTAGAGCAGTAGTTATCACGGTCGTCACCCTAATCCGCATCACAGAAAATATGAAGATCGAGAGGGGATTCACGAAACAGTTGAATGCCAACATGTGAGGTGCCATTAAGATAACGAAGTAAGCGTTTTAGAGCACCCCAATGAATCTCAGTCGGTTTGTGCATAAAGTGAGCAAGTTTATTAATAGTAAAGGCAATGTCCGGTCAAGTGAAAGACAAGTATTGAAGGCTACCAAGAAGTACTCGAAAGTCGGTGGAATCAGGCAGTGGCGGATCTTGAAATGAATTTCTAGGGGGGCCGTAAACAAATTGAGTAGTATTTATATAATTCAAATATTCTTAACAGATTCGTAACCGTGTATCTTTTAAAAGCACCAATATTAGTTTTGGTGAAATCATGTAACTTAAAAACAAAAATATGACTTGTAATCATTAACCTTAAAATTACCGGACTTGCAATGTCATATATTCGTATTAATAACTGAATAAGTACTCCACATGACTTATAGTAATGAGGTAGTAGCTAAAAAAACTACGTCTTTTACATAAATCAATTATTGAGATACCATTATAAATTGAGTAGGTCtcttgagagacggtctcttaataagctttattgagataccattgtacaattttaagaaaaagtggtactaaaggtaataaaataggtacaaatcatgattaatgataa
This sequence is a window from Silene latifolia isolate original U9 population chromosome 8, ASM4854445v1, whole genome shotgun sequence. Protein-coding genes within it:
- the LOC141594166 gene encoding 3-ketoacyl-CoA synthase 11-like — encoded protein: MSILYKIKSITTYFILTLIITISLSNSYFHFQNLQLDSKWLFNTLIIIVLLAILYFQTQPYPVYLLDFSCYKPDDTNKCSKKTLMELSQAWGTFSNESLEFQKKVLDRSGLGDDTYLTDSLLRLPCNPSFTESRKEIEVLMFGAVDDLFTKIDINPKEIGILVLNCGLFSPTPSLSAQIVNKYKLRSNIMSYNLSGMGCSAGVISIDLAKDLLRVHKNSYALVVSVEAGSTDWYFGNERSMLVSNCVFRIGAAAILLSSKRSDKRWAKYELAHTVRTNKAADDEAFNCVSLREDSQRKVGISLSKELINVAGNALKANMTALGPLVLPLSEKLKFFGTLVAKKVFKMSKVKSYIPNFKLAFEHFCVHAGGRGVLDGVQKNLKLTDWDMEPSRMSLYRFGNTSSPSIWYELAYTEAKGRVKKGDRVWQIAFGSGFKCNSVVWRALRNVNPSLEKYPWMDDIDSFPVDVPK